In Corticium candelabrum chromosome 1, ooCorCand1.1, whole genome shotgun sequence, the genomic stretch CTTGTGTGACAGTAAGTCTGTAAATAGAAAGATTCAGcagtaagacagacaaacagacacacacacaaagacacagacagacagacagacagacagacagacagacaaacagacagacagacaaaccgacagacagacaaacagacagacagacaaacagacagacagacaaacagacagacagacagacaatttattctcatacagattatatttgtacatatgctaggattttaaaaatacaaatcagtccttggaaacaacaaagtcattaactaatggacttgaccttgaatgtcaaaatagacagacagacagacagacagacagaaagacgatCTGCAAGAAGATATTGACATTAACTTCCAATGACAATAgaaatatagatatagatgacTTCCTTACACAGttttttattcattagcttagTAGTTATGGCCAGAAAAGGCTTTAAAGCAGTAGCACAGCTTGTTAGCCATGAACATAGTTTGTAATAGTAgtcatgtatgaaaatatattatatgacagacagacagacagacagacagacagacaaccaaacagacagataatttattctcatacagattctactagCACATATGCTTAGATTTTTAATaacaaaccagtccttgcaaacaacaaagtcatagagaatatttttcattttcttttcttctcttgtctcggcagcatgaccattttccttgctagccctcctaataatgtgACTCCAcgatgagccagggacacatcaatatccaaattctgtccagtatttgagaaacagacagacagacagagacagacagacagacatcagtCCACTACAGTGCTCATCCTTTCAGACCGTCACAATCGCTGTCAGACGAAAGAAACTCTTACTTCAGCTAACTAAGACAGAGTTAAGTTATTGAAATCCCGTATGTTAACTTACCACATCCGCACGTGAGCAAGTCCACACCTACTGCTTTCGATAGGGAACGTTTCTACTAGAAGACCTAGTTTGCAGAGCCGTCCAAGTGCAAGTGAACGATGAAGTGGCTTACATATTTACTTCCCGGTATTTACGACCGTCCACCGCCATCTATGCCTTTTGGTAGGAACGTAGGCGGAGGTTTGTTGCTCGTGGTCGGATATGAAGCTGTCTTCGCTTTGTTCTGCGCACTACGCAAGGCTGCTGTTTCATCCGTTGTGGCGAGATGCTTATGGACATTGGCTATGTACTTGTATGGATATGATGGGCGTTTGCTTGGACTGATTGAGATCTATCAAATGTATGAATGGGTAAACTTTGCTAGAACAAtgcctacaacaacaaacaacgtACAACCTAATACTATATTAACTATTGAAACCAACTCAAGAAAGTATTTCAAACTTAACAGTCAGTTTGTCAAAGTAATTCTAGATTTACAAGATGCTCTGGAGAGATTAGTCTACCTGACATTGATCCAATGGAGTTTTGTTCTGAGATGGGTGGAGTATACCCTGGTGAATAAAAATAAGTATCAATCATTTTTACAGGGTATGGTAAAACTATCTCTTGTCGTCTTGATTGGAATTTTGTTGCTATCTTGCATTCTTGACTTCAT encodes the following:
- the LOC134196625 gene encoding uncharacterized protein LOC134196625, coding for MKWLTYLLPGIYDRPPPSMPFGRNVGGGLLLVVGYEAVFALFCALRKAAVSSVVARCLWTLAMYLYGYDGRLLGLIEIYQMYEWVNFARTMPTTTNNVQPNTILTIETNSRKYFKLNSQFVKVILDLQDALERLVYLTLIQWSFVLRWVEYTLVNKNKYQSFLQGMVKLSLVVLIGILLLSCILDFIFWCTRSKHTMWRLVVTYSFKLISNSSLKDVSLQLKSPEDVILQAKSFEDVKLQTSSIRIALELWLHQRKALLIYTSFLMVVLELAVCLALHLFLHLLYFLRLLHELYNIEEHALVDF